A region from the Silene latifolia isolate original U9 population chromosome 7, ASM4854445v1, whole genome shotgun sequence genome encodes:
- the LOC141592952 gene encoding calmodulin-binding protein 60 C-like isoform X1 gives MQTRYMERSKSMNGREKRSLDPNSSSDVNGDDDGQPDRKRPALASVIVEALKVDSLQRLCSSLEPILRRVVSEEVERALAKLGPARLVGSSFPKRIEASDGRSLQLQFRSRLSLPLFTGGKVEGEQGAAIHIVLVDANSGQLVNTGAESCAKLDIVVLEGDFNDEDDTIWTEEKFESHLVKEREGKRPLLHGELQVTLKEGVGTLGELTFTDNSSWIRSRQFRLGLKVASGYCEGFRVREAKTEAFTVKDHRGELYKKHYPPALSDEVWRLEKIGKDGAFHKRLTKAGIISVEDFLRFVVRDPQRLRNILGSGMSNKMWEALVEHSKTCVLSEKLFIYYSECPQGVGVMFNSIYEFTGLIAGGQYYSTDALSDTQKIYADTLIKKAYDNWMHVVEYDGKSLLSLKQNKNEDTSRIEAPMTQPNNYYNHHLSVPSLPVPPAPEKHHVDPNQKIEGLNDAVGARYSAQSHTMNPNESMQYNTTSYLPPNQYIGASGLSQPCRNDDTLSLGPPQPSFPGFNPVSTSNFYRGTEELLSEEEIRLRSNEMLEHDDMQHLLRIFGMGHSQGQNLVGATEDLYPYSSSGYAPAPSPAINFNFDDDKVRSSGKAVVGWLKLKAALRWGIFIRKKAAEKRAKLIELDDT, from the exons atgcaaacaaGATATATGGAGAGATCAAAGAGTATGAATGGAAGAGAAAAGAGAAGTTTGGATCCGAATTCGAGTTCGGatgttaatggtgatgatgatggtcaACCTGATCGTAAAAGACCTGCTTTAGCTAG TGTTATTGTTGAAGCCCTTAAGGTTGATAGTTTGCAGAGATTATGCTCATCCTTGGAACCCATCCTTCGGAGAGTT GTTAGCGAGGAAGTGGAACGTGCTTTAGCGAAATTGGGGCCTGCAAGGCTTGTTGGAAG CTCTTTTCCCAAGAGGATAGAAGCATCTGATGGAAGGAGTCTGCAGCTTCAGTTTAGATCAAGGCTGTCTCTACCCCTTTTCACCGGTGGAAAAGTAGAAGGCGAGCAAGGGGCTGCTATCCACATTGTCTTAGTTGATGCCAATTCTGGACAACTTGTCAACACTGGCGCAGAATCATGCGCAAAGTTAGATATTGTTGTGCTTGAAGGTGATTTTAATGACGAAGATGATACTATTTGGACAGAAGAAAAATTTGAGAGTCATCTTGTGAAAGAGCGTGAAGGAAAGCGACCCCTTTTACATGGAGAACTGCAAGTGACGCTAAAAGAAGGTGTAGGAACTCTTGGGGAACTGACATTTACCGATAACTCAAGCTGGATTAGAAGCAGACAATTTAGATTAGGTCTCAAGGTTGCTTCAGGTTACTGTGAAGGGTTTCGTGTCCGGGAGGCAAAGACAGAAGCCTTTACTGTGAAGGATCACAGGGGGGAAT TGTACAAAAAACACTACCCTCCAGCTCTAAGCGATGAAGTTTGGAGACTGGAGAAGATTGGAAAAGACGGGGCTTTCCATAAGAGGCTGACTAAAGCTGGAATAATTTCAGTAGAAGATTTCTTGCGGTTTGTTGTCAGAGATCCGCAGAGGTTGCGAAAT ATACTTGGAAGTGGTATGTCAAATAAAATGTGGGAAGCCCTAGTTGAACACTCGAAGACATGTGTCTTAAGCGAGAAGCTGTTTATCTATTACTCTGAGTGTCCACAAGGTGTTGGGGTGATGTTCAATAGCATATATGAGTTTACTGGCCTAATTGCTGGCGGCCAGTACTACTCGACTGACGCACTCTCCGATACTCAGAAG ATTTATGCAGATACCTTGATAAAAAAAGCATACGACAATTggatgcatgttgttgagtatgACGGAAAGTCCCTATTGAGCTTAAAGCAGAACAAAAACGAAGATACTTCCAGAATTGAAGCACCGATGACTCAACCAAACAACTACTACAACCATCACCTTTCTGTACCAAGTTTACCTGTTCCTCCTGCACCGGAGAAGCACCATGTTGATCCTAATCAAAAGATTGAAG GTCTAAACGATGCGGTTGGCGCAAGATACTCTGCCCAATCACATACAATGAATCCTAATGAGTCAATGCAATACAACACCACCTCCTATTTGCCTCCAAATCAATATATTGGTGCTTCTGGTCTAAGCCAACCGTGTAGAAACGATGACACATTGTCTCTGGGCCCTCCACAACCATCCTTCCCGGGATTCAATCCAGTTAGTACATCAAACTTTTACAGAGGCACCGAGGAATTGCTATCAGAGGAAGAAATACGATTGAGGAGTAACGAGATGCTTGAACATGACGATATGCAGCATTTGCTCCGTATTTTCGGGATGGGTCACAGTCAAGGTCAAAACCTGGTTGGCGCGACAGAAGATCTATACCCGTATTCATCATCAGGTTACGCACCCGCACCCTCGCCTGCAATCAACTTCAATTTTGACGATGATAAAGTTCGCTCTTCTGGTAAAGCTGTGGTTGGATGGCTGAAGCTTAAAGCTGCGCTTAGATGGGGGATTTTTATCAGGAAAAAAGCTGCTGAGAAACGCGCTAAACTCATTGAGCTTGATGATACCTAG
- the LOC141592952 gene encoding calmodulin-binding protein 60 B-like isoform X2 encodes MLILGTHPSESCKIYQTYVSEEVERALAKLGPARLVGSSFPKRIEASDGRSLQLQFRSRLSLPLFTGGKVEGEQGAAIHIVLVDANSGQLVNTGAESCAKLDIVVLEGDFNDEDDTIWTEEKFESHLVKEREGKRPLLHGELQVTLKEGVGTLGELTFTDNSSWIRSRQFRLGLKVASGYCEGFRVREAKTEAFTVKDHRGELYKKHYPPALSDEVWRLEKIGKDGAFHKRLTKAGIISVEDFLRFVVRDPQRLRNILGSGMSNKMWEALVEHSKTCVLSEKLFIYYSECPQGVGVMFNSIYEFTGLIAGGQYYSTDALSDTQKIYADTLIKKAYDNWMHVVEYDGKSLLSLKQNKNEDTSRIEAPMTQPNNYYNHHLSVPSLPVPPAPEKHHVDPNQKIEGLNDAVGARYSAQSHTMNPNESMQYNTTSYLPPNQYIGASGLSQPCRNDDTLSLGPPQPSFPGFNPVSTSNFYRGTEELLSEEEIRLRSNEMLEHDDMQHLLRIFGMGHSQGQNLVGATEDLYPYSSSGYAPAPSPAINFNFDDDKVRSSGKAVVGWLKLKAALRWGIFIRKKAAEKRAKLIELDDT; translated from the exons ATGCTCATCCTTGGAACCCATCCTTCGGAGAGTTGTAAGATTTATCAAACTTAT GTTAGCGAGGAAGTGGAACGTGCTTTAGCGAAATTGGGGCCTGCAAGGCTTGTTGGAAG CTCTTTTCCCAAGAGGATAGAAGCATCTGATGGAAGGAGTCTGCAGCTTCAGTTTAGATCAAGGCTGTCTCTACCCCTTTTCACCGGTGGAAAAGTAGAAGGCGAGCAAGGGGCTGCTATCCACATTGTCTTAGTTGATGCCAATTCTGGACAACTTGTCAACACTGGCGCAGAATCATGCGCAAAGTTAGATATTGTTGTGCTTGAAGGTGATTTTAATGACGAAGATGATACTATTTGGACAGAAGAAAAATTTGAGAGTCATCTTGTGAAAGAGCGTGAAGGAAAGCGACCCCTTTTACATGGAGAACTGCAAGTGACGCTAAAAGAAGGTGTAGGAACTCTTGGGGAACTGACATTTACCGATAACTCAAGCTGGATTAGAAGCAGACAATTTAGATTAGGTCTCAAGGTTGCTTCAGGTTACTGTGAAGGGTTTCGTGTCCGGGAGGCAAAGACAGAAGCCTTTACTGTGAAGGATCACAGGGGGGAAT TGTACAAAAAACACTACCCTCCAGCTCTAAGCGATGAAGTTTGGAGACTGGAGAAGATTGGAAAAGACGGGGCTTTCCATAAGAGGCTGACTAAAGCTGGAATAATTTCAGTAGAAGATTTCTTGCGGTTTGTTGTCAGAGATCCGCAGAGGTTGCGAAAT ATACTTGGAAGTGGTATGTCAAATAAAATGTGGGAAGCCCTAGTTGAACACTCGAAGACATGTGTCTTAAGCGAGAAGCTGTTTATCTATTACTCTGAGTGTCCACAAGGTGTTGGGGTGATGTTCAATAGCATATATGAGTTTACTGGCCTAATTGCTGGCGGCCAGTACTACTCGACTGACGCACTCTCCGATACTCAGAAG ATTTATGCAGATACCTTGATAAAAAAAGCATACGACAATTggatgcatgttgttgagtatgACGGAAAGTCCCTATTGAGCTTAAAGCAGAACAAAAACGAAGATACTTCCAGAATTGAAGCACCGATGACTCAACCAAACAACTACTACAACCATCACCTTTCTGTACCAAGTTTACCTGTTCCTCCTGCACCGGAGAAGCACCATGTTGATCCTAATCAAAAGATTGAAG GTCTAAACGATGCGGTTGGCGCAAGATACTCTGCCCAATCACATACAATGAATCCTAATGAGTCAATGCAATACAACACCACCTCCTATTTGCCTCCAAATCAATATATTGGTGCTTCTGGTCTAAGCCAACCGTGTAGAAACGATGACACATTGTCTCTGGGCCCTCCACAACCATCCTTCCCGGGATTCAATCCAGTTAGTACATCAAACTTTTACAGAGGCACCGAGGAATTGCTATCAGAGGAAGAAATACGATTGAGGAGTAACGAGATGCTTGAACATGACGATATGCAGCATTTGCTCCGTATTTTCGGGATGGGTCACAGTCAAGGTCAAAACCTGGTTGGCGCGACAGAAGATCTATACCCGTATTCATCATCAGGTTACGCACCCGCACCCTCGCCTGCAATCAACTTCAATTTTGACGATGATAAAGTTCGCTCTTCTGGTAAAGCTGTGGTTGGATGGCTGAAGCTTAAAGCTGCGCTTAGATGGGGGATTTTTATCAGGAAAAAAGCTGCTGAGAAACGCGCTAAACTCATTGAGCTTGATGATACCTAG